One Punica granatum isolate Tunisia-2019 chromosome 3, ASM765513v2, whole genome shotgun sequence genomic window carries:
- the LOC116201976 gene encoding uncharacterized protein LOC116201976, with translation MASNLLPFRPSGIYASTSERRRPDPNRRSSSSSSGWWAPLFGWSSEPDYIDSTGGTAPAKLGKARSASEPGHNKTSGTTRFAPGCFTDEKAKQLRKMTLETASFHDAMYHSAIASRLASDFASAQPDL, from the coding sequence ATGGCCTCCAACCTCCTTCCTTTCAGACCCTCCGGGATCTACGCCTCCACATCCGAGCGCCGCAGGCCCGATCCTAACCGCCggagctcctcctcctcctccggcTGGTGGGCTCCGCTCTTCGGATGGTCCTCCGAGCCCGACTACATCGACTCTACCGGCGGTACGGCCCCTGCGAAGCTGGGTAAGGCCAGATCGGCCTCGGAACCGGGCCATAATAAGACCTCCGGGACGACCCGGTTCGCTCCGGGGTGCTTCACTGACGAGAAGGCCAAGCAGCTCAGGAAGATGACCTTGGAAACTGCATCGTTCCACGACGCCATGTACCACTCCGCCATCGCGTCCCGCCTCGCCTCTGACTTCGCGTCGGCCCAGCCGGACCTATGA
- the LOC116202033 gene encoding potassium channel AKT1-like has product MAGNTQSRGIWGVSVCGHEEIQELSRDGSHYSLSTGILPSLGARSNRRVQLRRFIISPYDHRYRVWQNFLVLLVVYTAWVSPYEFGFLKKPSQPLSIADNIVNAFFAIDIILTFLVAYLDKSSYLLVDDHKKIAWRYTSTWFAFDVISTIPSELARKITPPPLRSYGFYNMLRLWRLRRVSALFARLEKDRNYNYFWVRCTKLTSVTLFAVHCAGCFYYLLAARYHDRERTWIGASMTLEESLWNRYVTTLYWSITTLTTVGYGDLHPVNTGEMIFDIFYILFNIGLTAYLIGNMTNLVVHGTRRTRNFRNTIQAASNFSMRNQLHPRLQDQMLAHLCLKFRTDSEGLQQNKALDSLPKAIRSSISHYLFYSLVDKVYLFRGVSHDVLFQLVSEMKAEYFPPKEDVILQNEAPTDFYILVTGAMDRLITGNGTEQVVGELKTGDICGEIGVLCFRPQLFTLRTKRLSQLLRLNRTTFLNIIQSNAGDGTVVMNNLIQHLKDLKDPILDGMLIETENMLARGRMDLPLSLSFATQRGDDVLLGQLLRRGLDPNESDNSGRTPLHIAASNGSENCARLLLDYSANVHSRDSDGNVPLWEAMLGNHESVEKVLLENGADLSHGDVGHFSCIAVEKNNLHLLEEIARLGGDVKAPRSDGTTALHVAVSEDSFKVVEFLLDKGADIDKPDIHGWTPRDLAEQQGHDEIKLLFRSHRKTKAPSVVIVPEMQPMISHGLGRFSSNPMVQPASEEGRFMDRPMRRTKNYFQNSLFGIISAVHTNERELNRNAKKISIQNRTRVTVSFPEAGETGMKLVVLPGSLQELLEIGFKKFGFLPDKVLSKERAEIDNIEIIKDGDHLIFVRDKGSKEVQTLDDEDGNVS; this is encoded by the exons ATGGCAGGCAATACACAAAGCCGGGGCATCTGGGGTGTCTCAGTCTGCGGTCATGAAGAGATTCAGGAGCTGTCGAGGGACGGAAGCCACTACAGTCTCTCCACTGGGATCTTGCCTTCGCTTGGTGCCAGGAGCAACCGGAGAGTCCAGCTCCGGCGGTTCATTATTTCCCCTTACGATCATCGTTACCG GGTATGGCAGAACTTTTTGGTTCTTCTCGTGGTGTATACTGCCTGGGTATCCCCATACGAGTTTGGCTTCCTCAAGAAACCGTCACAGCCCCTGTCTATTGCTGATAACATTGTCAATGCGTTCTTTGCCATCGACATCATTCTAACCTTCTTGGTGGCCTACCTCGACAAATCTTCTTACTTGCTTGTCGATGATCATAAGAAGATCGCGTGGAGGTACACAAGTACATGGTTTGCCTTCGATGTTATATCCACAATCCCCTCTGAGCTTGCTCGGAAGATCACCCCTCCGCCACTTCGATCTTATGGCTTCTACAACATGCTTCGGCTTTGGCGTCTCCGAAGAGTCAGCGCCCTATTCGCAAG ACTGGAGAAAGATCGGAATTATAACTACTTCTGGGTCCGATGCACAAAGCTCACTAGT GTCACCCTTTTCGCAGTTCATTGTGCGGGGTGCTTCTACTATCTCCTGGCAGCCCGTTATCACGATCGAGAGAGAACATGGATCGGAGCCTCCATGACTCTCGAAGAGAGCCTGTGGAACCGTTACGTGACGACTCTTTACTGGTCAATCACGACTTTGACTACTGTTGGTTATGGAGATCTACATCCTGTTAACACTGGGGAAATGATTTTTGACATCTTCTACATTCTCTTCAACATCGGGCTGACGGCCTACTTGATCGGTAACATGACCAACTTGGTTGTCCATGGAACTAGACGCACGAGAAACTTT AGGAATACAATACAAGCAGCCTCGAATTTTTCTATGCGGAACCAGCTGCATCCTCGGTTGCAAGACCAGATGCTCGCGCACTTGTGCTTGAAGTTCAGGACAGATTCCGAGGGGCTTCAACAGAACAAGGCTCTCGATTCTCTCCCTAAGGCCATTCGGTCCAGCATTTCGCACTATCTTTTCTACTCTCTCGTAGACAAGGTCTACTTGTTCCGTGGAGTCTCCCATGATGTGCTCTTCCAATTG GTTTCGGAGATGAAAGCCGAGTATTTCCCGCCCAAAGAGGATGTGATTCTGCAAAATGAAGCGCCTACAGACTTCTACATTCTTGTTACCGGTGCAATg GATAGGCTGATTACTGGAAATGGAACCGAACAG GTTGTTGGAGAGTTAAAAACGGGAGATATTTGCGGCGAGATTGGCGTTTTATGCTTCCGGCCGCAGCTTTTCACTTTACGGACTAAACGATTGAGCCAGCTCCTTCGGCTTAATCGGACAACATTCCTCAATATAATCCAATCCAATGCTGGAGATGGGACTGTTGTTATGAACAACCTGATTCAG CATTTGAAGGATCTCAAAGACCCGATCCTGGACGGCATGTTGATCGAGACAGAGAACATGCTCGCCCGTGGTAGAATGGACTTACCACTTAGCCTGTCTTTCGCGACACAGAGAGGGGATGACGTGCTGTTGGGTCAGTTGTTGAGACGAGGTCTCGATCCGAACGAATCAGACAACAGTGGGAGGACACCTCTG CACATTGCTGCATCCAATGGGAGTGAGAACTGCGCGCGCCTTCTCTTGGATTACAGTGCGAATGTCCACAGCAGAG ATTCCGATGGGAATGTGCCATTATGGGAGGCAATGCTAGGCAACCACGAGTCAGTAGAAAAGGTCCTGCTAGAAAATGGAGCTGACCTGAGCCATGGGGATGTGGGCCACTTCTCGTGCATCGCGGTGGAAAAGAACAACCTGCACTTGCTGGAGGAGATTGCTCGACTCGGGGGTGATGTTAAAGCCCCGAGGAGCGACGGCACCACCGCACTCCATGTGGCAGTGTCGGAAGACAGCTTTAAGGTTGTCGAGTTCCTCCTGGACAAAGGTGCGGACATTGATAAGCCCGATATCCATGGGTGGACCCCGCGGGACCTTGCAGAGCAGCAGGGTCACGATGAAATAAAACTGCTCTTTCGGTCTCACAGGAAGACCAAAGCCCCGTCTGTTGTTATCGTCCCAGAGATGCAGCCCATGATATCCCATGGGCTAGGGCGATTCTCAAGTAACCCAATGGTCCAGCCTGCATCTGAGGAGGGTCGGTTTATGGATCGCCCAATGCGAAGGACCAAGAACTACTTCCAAAACTCCCTCTTCGGGATCATCTCGGCAGTTCATACCAATGAGAGAGAGCTGAATCGAAATGCCAAGAAAATTAGTATACAGAACCGCACTCGGGTGACAGTGAGCTTCCCTGAGGCCGGGGAAACTGGCATGAAGCTTGTGGTGCTTCCTGGGAGCTTACAAGAGCTGCTTGAAATCGGGTTCAAAAAGTTTGGTTTCTTGCCCGACAAGGTTCTGAGCAAGGAGAGAGCAGAAATAGACAATATAGAGATCATCAAGGATGGAGATCATCTGATATTTGTCCGCGATAAGGGATCCAAAGAAGTCCAAACCCTTGATGACGAGGACGGAAACGTCTCCTAG
- the LOC116202034 gene encoding boron transporter 4-like: MDNVRRPFRGIIQDYRGRKACYKQDWCGALCSGARILAPTTYIFFASALPVIAFGEQLSKETNGSLSTVETLASTAICGIIHSIFGGQPLLILGVAEPTVIMYAYLYNFAKKQPDLGQELYLAWAGWVCVWTALLLIFLAIFNACTIINKFTRVAGELFGMLIAVLFFQEFIKGVVGEFKVPAAENPHEDKFQFQWLYVNGLLGVIFSFGLLYTARKSRDARSWRYGSGWLRSFIADYGVTLLVLLWSAMAFSVPSSVPSEIPRRLFSPLPWDSSSLQHWSVMKDMGKVSAKYIFAAIIPAIMIAGLYFFDHSVASQMAQQKEFNLKNPSAYHYDILLLGIMTLVCGLIGLPPSNGVLPQSPMHTKSLATLKKQLIRKKMVESAKECIKQQATKHEIYGRMQEVFIEMDEAPAHAATKDLEQLKDAVLKSDDESWKEGSFDPKHIDAHLPVRVNEQRVSNLLQSLLVGASLLAMPLIRKIPTSVLWGYFAYMAIDSLPGNQFWERILLLFVPPGRRFKVLQGAHASFVESVPYKSMAAFTTFQFIYLVLCFGITWIPIAGILFPLPFFLLISIREHVLPKFFHPLYLHELDAAEYEEIPAGYAGVEGASDEDSRMEVDDSEILDEMTTHRGELKHRSLSISSDKLAHIFPEHERSGSQ, from the exons ATGGACAACGTAAGACGTCCATTCAGAGGGATTATACAGGACTATAGAGGTAGGAAAGCATGCTACAAGCAGGATTGGTGCGGTGCTCTTTGTTCTGGAGCCAG GATCTTGGCTCCGACTACCTACATATTCTTTGCATCGGCGCTCCCAGTGATTGCATTCGGAGAGCAGCTCAGTAAAGAAACAA ATGGAAGTTTGAGCACCGTGGAGACTCTTGCTTCGACTGCTATATGTGGGATTATACATTCAATATTCGGGGGGCAGCCGCTGTTGATCCTTGGGGTGGCAGAGCCCACAGTGATAATGTATGCTTACTTATACAATTTCGCCAAGAAACAGCCTGATCTCGGGCAAGAGCTCTACTTGGCATGGGCCGGGTG GGTCTGTGTATGGACGGCTCTTCTACTCATCTTTCTTGCAATATTCAATGCCTGCACGATCATCAACAAATTCACGAGGGTAGCGGGGGAACTGTTCGGCATGTTAATTGCTGTTCTGTTCTTTCAAGAGTTTATTAAG GGTGTCGTCGGCGAATTCAAAGTCCCTGCTGCTGAAAACCCGCATGAAGACAAATTTCAGTTTCAGTGGCTTTATGTGAATGGACTCCTTGGTGTTATATTCTCATTTGGCCTCCTCTACACTGCCAGGAAAAGCAGAGATGCCAGGTCATGGCGATACGGTTCAG GGTGGCTCCGAAGCTTTATAGCTGATTACGGCGTCACTCTGCTAGTGTTGCTGTGGTCTGCTATGGCTTTCTCCGTACCAAGCAGTGTTCCTTCAGAGATTCCGAGGAGACTCTTCAGCCCTCTCCCTTGGGATTCTTCTTCTCTGCAGCACTGGTCTGTGATGAAG GACATGGGAAAGGTGTCAGCGAAGTACATATTTGCAGCCATCATTCCTGCAATAATGATCGCAGGTCTTTACTTCTTTGACCACAGTGTGGCCTCCCAAATGGCACAGCAGAAGGAATTCAACCTCAAGAACCCATCGGCTTACCATTATGACATCCTACTTCTCGGAATTATG ACTCTCGTGTGTGGATTGATCGGGCTTCCTCCATCAAACGGTGTACTTCCACAGTCTCCGATGCATACCAAGAGTCTAGCAACCCTCAAGAAACAG TTGATTAGAAAGAAGATGGTTGAGAGTGCGAAGGAGTGCATCAAGCAACAAGCTACCAAGCACGAGATCTACGGAAGGATGCAGGAGGTTTTCATCGAAATGGATGAAGCCCCAGCT CATGCTGCCACTAAGGATCTTGAGCAGTTGAAGGATGCGGTGCTCAAAAGCGATGACGAGAGCTGGAAAGAAGGCAGCTTCGACCCGAAGCACATAGACGCTCACTTGCCTGTCAGAGTCAATGAGCAGAGAGTGAGCAACTTACTACAATCCCTTCTAGTGGGAGCTTCACTGCTCGCTATGCCTCTGATCAGGAAGATACCGACATCGGTCCTCTGGGGGTACTTCGCTTACATGGCCATCGACAGTCTTCCTGGAAACCAATTCTGGGAGAGGATTCTACTCCTTTTCGTTCCTCCAGGACGCCGATTCAA GGTCCTCCAAGGGGCCCACGCATCATTCGTCGAGTCGGTGCCATACAAGTCGATGGCGGCATTCACGACTTTCCAGTTCATATATCTGGTCTTATGTTTCGGAATCACGTGGATACCTATTGCCGGGATTTTGTTCCCACTGCCTTTCTTTTTGCTGATAAGCATAAGGGAAcacgtgcttcccaagttctTCCACCCACTTTACCTCCACGAGCTGGATGCAGCAGAGTACGAAGAAATTCCAGCTGGTTACGCG GGAGTTGAAGGGGCCTCGGATGAAGACTCCCGTATGGAGGTGGATGACTCGGAAATATTAGATGAGATGACAACCCACAGAGGAGAACTGAAGCATAGATCCTTAAGCATTAGCAGTGACAAGCTCGCTCAC ATCTTCCCGGAGCATGAACGCTCGGGTTCACAGTGA
- the LOC116201891 gene encoding uncharacterized protein LOC116201891 — translation MKAEVELEPPEPQRYPSDSDPLLENQGDSSIGRLSEINDAVDDDHDVEAGSVPCCRICLESDCEPEDELISPCMCKGTQQFVHRSCLDHWRSVKEGFAFSHCTTCKAMFHLSVALFEDNTWRKVKFRIFVARDVFLVFLAVQTVIAVIGGFAYIMDKDGAFRNSFSDGWDRILSKHPIPFYYCIGVLAFFVLLGFFGIILHCSSLNSNDPRMAGCQNCCYGWGILDCFPASMEACFALVVVFVVIFAILGIAYGFLAATMAIQRIWQRHYHILTKRELTQEYIVEDLRGCYSPPKLDPEHEERLKMLKLL, via the exons ATGAAGGCGGAGGTGGAGCTGGAGCCACCGGAGCCACAGCGCTACCCCAGTGACTCCGATCCTTTGCTTGAGAACCAAGGTGATTCGAGCATCGGAAGATTGAGTGAGATTAATGATGCTGTTGATGATGACCATGATGTCGAGGCCGGTTCGGTTCCTTGTTGCCGCATTTGCCTCGAGAGTGATTGTGAGCCAG AGGATGAATTAATATCTCCATGCATGTGCAAAGGCACTCAGCAATTTGTACATCGTTCCTGTCTGGATCATTGGCGCTCGGTTAAG GAAGGATTTGCCTTTTCGCATTGCACCACTTGTAAAGCGATGTTTCACCTTAGTGTTGCATTGTTCGAGGATAATACCTGGCGTAAAGTGAAGTTCAGAATTTTCGTGGCTAGGGATGTTTTCCTAGTCTTCTTGGCTGTACAGACT GTAATTGCAGTCATTGGTGGATTTGCATACATTATGGATAAAGATGGAGCCTTCAGAAACTCATTTAGTGATGGTTGGGATCGCATATTGTCAAAACATCCGATTCCTTTTTACTATTGTATAG GCGTTCTGGCCTTCTTTGTGCTGCTTGGGTTCTTTGGCATCATACTTCATTGCTCCTCCCTGAATAGTAATGACCCGAGAATGGCGGGTTGCCAGAACTGCTGCTATGGGTGGGGCATTTTGGATTGTTTTCCCGCTTCCATGGAGGCTTGCTTTGCCCTGGTAGTCGTTTTTGTTGTTATCTTTGCCATTCTCGGCATCGCCTACGGTTTCCTTGCTGCGACCATGGCGATTCAGAGGATATGGCAGAGGCACTATCACATCCTCACCAAGAGGGAACTCACCCAG GAGTACATCGTAGAGGATCTTCGCGGTTGTTACTCCCCGCCCAAACTGGACCCAGAACACGAGGAGCGCTTGAAGATGTTAAAGCTCCTATGA